CACCTGGACGCTCGGCGCCGCCGCGGGGGCGAACGCCGCAACGGCTACGGTGACCGGCGCGGGGCCGGTGAGCTTCGCCGCGACCGCCACCCCGGCCGGCGCCGCCGCAATCAGCAAGGCAGGCGGCGACGGGCAGACCGCACCGGCCGGAAGCGTCCTCCCCGCCCCGCTCACAGTGAAGGTGACGGATGCGGGCGGGAACGCGGTGCCGGGAGCGGCGGTGAGCTGGAGCGTCGGTTCGGGGGGCGGCTCGCTCTCGCCGGCCAGCTCCGTCACCGACGCCTCCGGCCAGGCGAGCGCCACCTGGACCCTGGGGGCCGCCGCCGGCGCGAACACGGCCACGGCCTCTGTGGGCGGGTTGGCGGCCGTGACCTTCGGCGCCACTGCCACTTCGGGCCCCCCCGACCCGAACGTGGCCAGGGTGCAGGTCTGGCTCCCGGCGGCGACCATGGGAATTGGAGTGACGGTTCAGGCCAGGGCCCTTCCGCTCGACGCGAATGGAAAGCACATCCCGGACCTGGCGATCACCTGGAGCAGCTCCAACGCCTCGGTGGCGAGAATCAGCGAGTCCGGCCTGATCACGGGAGTGAGCGAAGGCACCGCCACGATCACCGCGACCGCCGGCGGGAAGAGCGGGACGGAATCGGTCACCGTCAGCCGGTCGGCCCCGGACGTGAGTCCCCCGGAGGTCACGGGTTTCAGCATCTCCCCGATGGAGGTGGACGTCGTCTCGTCCCCGCAGGCGGTTACGTTCACCGTCGGCTTCAAGGACGAGACGGGGGTCTCCTCCACGTCGCCCCCATGGGTGGTCGCGGCGCCCCCCTCCGGCAACAGCCAGGGCTGCATCCTCTCACTGGCCGCCGGCACGCCGCAGAACGGGACCTGGACCTGCACCTGGCGTATTCCCGCCGGATCGGAGCCCGGGACCTACACGATCCAGGCGATCACCATGGCGGACTCGAGGGACAACAGGAGCGGCCTGGGGCCGGCGCAGCTCCAGGCCCGGGGATGGCCGAGCACGTTCCAGGTCAAAAACGCCGCACCGGACGTGGAGGCGCCGGTCCTCACCGGGTTCTCCGTCACTCCGGGCTCCGTGAGCGTCGCCTCGGGATCGGCATCGATCGAGTTCACGTTCGCGGCGCACGATGCAGTCGCCGGGGGAGTCGTCGCGTCCATCGACTTCACCAGCCCTGCGGGCGAGGTGCTGTCCTGTCCGGGCTGGCAGCGCGTGTCCGGGGACGCCAAC
The Longimicrobiaceae bacterium DNA segment above includes these coding regions:
- a CDS encoding Ig-like domain-containing protein translates to TWTLGAAAGANAATATVTGAGPVSFAATATPAGAAAISKAGGDGQTAPAGSVLPAPLTVKVTDAGGNAVPGAAVSWSVGSGGGSLSPASSVTDASGQASATWTLGAAAGANTATASVGGLAAVTFGATATSGPPDPNVARVQVWLPAATMGIGVTVQARALPLDANGKHIPDLAITWSSSNASVARISESGLITGVSEGTATITATAGGKSGTESVTVSRSAPDVSPPEVTGFSISPMEVDVVSSPQAVTFTVGFKDETGVSSTSPPWVVAAPPSGNSQGCILSLAAGTPQNGTWTCTWRIPAGSEPGTYTIQAITMADSRDNRSGLGPAQLQARGWPSTFQVKNAAPDVEAPVLTGFSVTPGSVSVASGSASIEFTFAAHDAVAGGVVASIDFTSPAGEVLSCPGWQRVSGDANAGVWKCIIAIPQGAPAGTWTVSRLVVRDILWNRRTYTAADLKAAGFPTEVTVTR